One segment of Capnocytophaga sp. oral taxon 878 DNA contains the following:
- a CDS encoding DUF6089 family protein, with protein MYRKLYIIGLLLMVQIASAQRYEIGVFLGGSNPISDVGSTYYVLPNQPAFGGLFKWNLHPRLAARLQINKTTLFGDDSKSDIPAKVNRQYSFKSDALEFSAGAEFNFFSFRIRNLLDKPFTPYMYMGVAAFWHDDLYFEPLSPAPVEATDTTKRTFSYAVPVIFGVKKKITMRLILAGEVGFRYTFTNNLDGSQPNGRPFSFGNKGTNDWYTFTGLTLTYTFGEEPCYCRK; from the coding sequence ATGTATAGAAAATTATATATAATCGGATTACTATTAATGGTGCAGATCGCATCAGCACAACGTTATGAGATAGGCGTATTCCTCGGCGGAAGTAACCCAATATCCGACGTTGGAAGCACTTATTACGTATTGCCTAATCAGCCAGCCTTTGGCGGATTGTTCAAATGGAACCTACACCCCCGATTGGCAGCACGCCTGCAAATCAATAAAACAACATTGTTTGGTGATGATTCAAAGTCAGATATACCTGCCAAGGTCAACCGCCAATATTCATTCAAAAGCGATGCTCTCGAGTTCTCAGCAGGAGCCGAATTTAACTTCTTCAGCTTCCGTATCCGTAACTTGCTCGATAAGCCCTTTACACCATATATGTATATGGGCGTAGCAGCTTTTTGGCACGACGATCTCTATTTCGAGCCTCTCTCACCAGCACCCGTCGAGGCTACCGATACCACCAAGCGTACTTTTAGCTACGCAGTACCGGTAATATTCGGGGTTAAAAAGAAAATTACAATGCGCCTCATCCTTGCTGGCGAGGTCGGATTTAGATATACCTTTACCAATAACTTAGATGGCAGCCAGCCCAATGGCCGCCCCTTCTCTTTCGGTAACAAAGGCACCAATGATTGGTACACTTTCACAGGCCTTACCCTTACCTATACCTTTGGCGAAGAACCTTGTTATTGTAGAAAATAG
- a CDS encoding OmpH family outer membrane protein gives MKRLRTLLTVLLLSVVGGGYAQKPSKIGYVDMDYILSHLEDYKVASQQFALQVEQWQAEIEKRQNQIDTAEKQLEAERALLTPELIKDKEEEIALLKHNLNAYKEQKFNAEKGEYITQKFMLAKPIQDQVFNIVQQIGKLRKYDFIFEKTDATMLFSNEQHNLSKIVLRALKKKDNADDRNKDMAELLKESYDFEFVEERVKKRKEAEKAREERRVQYEQERLRKTEEMKQKQEALKAQRAKEQAEKQEKAKKEREALQAQRAKEQAERQQKAKEQREAQQAQRAKEQAERQQKAQQEREARTSKQTQTN, from the coding sequence ATGAAAAGATTACGAACCCTATTAACGGTATTGCTACTAAGTGTTGTAGGGGGAGGCTATGCACAAAAGCCCTCCAAAATAGGTTATGTAGATATGGACTACATACTCTCACACTTGGAAGACTACAAGGTTGCTAGCCAGCAGTTTGCCCTACAAGTAGAGCAATGGCAGGCTGAAATAGAAAAAAGACAGAACCAAATAGATACAGCCGAAAAACAGTTAGAAGCCGAACGCGCATTACTAACCCCAGAACTTATCAAAGATAAAGAAGAGGAAATCGCCCTCCTAAAGCATAACCTTAATGCTTATAAAGAGCAGAAGTTTAATGCCGAAAAAGGAGAGTATATCACCCAGAAGTTTATGCTGGCAAAACCTATACAGGACCAAGTGTTCAATATAGTGCAACAGATAGGTAAGCTTCGTAAGTATGATTTTATCTTTGAAAAAACCGATGCTACAATGCTCTTTTCTAATGAGCAGCATAATCTCAGCAAGATAGTGCTACGCGCACTGAAAAAGAAAGATAATGCCGACGATCGTAACAAAGATATGGCCGAGCTGTTAAAAGAAAGCTATGATTTTGAGTTTGTGGAAGAGCGCGTGAAAAAACGCAAAGAAGCCGAAAAAGCACGTGAAGAACGCCGTGTGCAATATGAGCAAGAACGCTTGCGCAAAACTGAGGAAATGAAACAAAAACAAGAAGCTCTCAAAGCTCAGCGCGCTAAAGAACAGGCCGAAAAGCAAGAAAAAGCTAAAAAAGAACGTGAAGCTCTACAAGCCCAACGTGCCAAAGAACAAGCTGAACGCCAGCAAAAAGCCAAAGAACAGCGTGAAGCCCAACAAGCACAACGCGCCAAAGAACAAGCCGAACGCCAACAAAAAGCACAACAAGAGCGCGAAGCACGTACAAGCAAACAAACACAAACTAATTAA
- a CDS encoding isoprenyl transferase, translating to MEITKYPTHLAIIMDGNGRWAKKQGLLRAFGHEKGVQSVRQVVEYCVQHNIPYLTLYAFSTENWNRPALEVKALMDLLIKFLKKEADALHKNGVKLNVIGNLDKFPPKAKETLLATIDKLKHNTTTTLTLALSYGSREELATAIKHITTDIQAGNLTPEAITEATIQKYLYTHNLPDVDLLIRTSGEYRISNFLLWQIAYAELYFTDVLWPEFTKEHLQAAILNYQNRERRFGKTSEQLK from the coding sequence ATGGAAATTACAAAATATCCTACCCATTTAGCTATTATTATGGATGGTAATGGCAGATGGGCTAAAAAGCAAGGCTTGCTAAGAGCTTTCGGGCACGAAAAAGGAGTCCAATCTGTACGTCAAGTAGTCGAATATTGTGTCCAGCATAATATTCCATACCTCACATTGTACGCCTTCTCAACCGAAAACTGGAACCGCCCAGCCCTCGAAGTAAAAGCCCTGATGGATTTGCTTATAAAATTCTTGAAAAAAGAAGCCGATGCACTCCACAAAAACGGAGTAAAACTCAATGTCATAGGTAATTTAGATAAATTTCCACCCAAAGCAAAAGAAACATTACTCGCTACTATCGATAAACTCAAACACAATACCACCACAACCCTCACTCTGGCACTTAGCTACGGCTCTCGTGAAGAGCTTGCCACCGCTATAAAGCACATAACTACTGATATACAAGCAGGCAACCTAACACCCGAGGCTATTACCGAGGCTACAATACAAAAATACTTGTACACTCATAACCTCCCCGATGTCGATTTGCTTATCCGCACCAGTGGTGAGTACCGTATTAGTAACTTTTTATTGTGGCAAATAGCCTACGCCGAACTCTATTTTACCGATGTACTTTGGCCTGAATTTACCAAAGAACACCTACAAGCAGCTATACTAAACTATCAAAACAGAGAAAGACGATTTGGAAAAACAAGCGAACAACTTAAGTAA
- the dtd gene encoding D-aminoacyl-tRNA deacylase produces MRVVIQKVTQASVTIENQTVASINKGLLVLVGIEDTDTNDDIAWLSAKIVNLRVFDDDNGVMNLSVKDIDGQVLIVSQFTLHASTKKGNRPSYIKAARPEVAIPIYEAFIKHTETLLAKPIPTGHFGAMMQVSLCNDGPVTILIDSKNKE; encoded by the coding sequence ATGCGAGTAGTAATTCAAAAAGTAACACAAGCTTCAGTAACTATTGAAAATCAAACCGTAGCTTCTATTAATAAAGGCTTACTAGTGTTAGTAGGTATAGAGGATACAGATACTAATGACGATATAGCATGGCTATCAGCCAAAATAGTGAATCTACGCGTTTTTGACGATGATAATGGGGTAATGAATCTCTCGGTAAAGGATATAGATGGTCAAGTGCTTATTGTGTCTCAATTCACGCTACACGCATCTACTAAAAAAGGTAATCGTCCCAGCTATATTAAGGCAGCACGACCAGAGGTAGCAATACCTATTTATGAAGCCTTTATAAAGCATACTGAAACATTATTAGCTAAGCCCATCCCTACAGGGCACTTTGGAGCTATGATGCAAGTAAGTCTCTGTAATGATGGTCCTGTAACTATCTTGATAGATAGCAAGAATAAAGAATAA
- the murI gene encoding glutamate racemase encodes MNMQENINNKTAPIGLFDSGVGGTTIWKEVNALMPNENTLFIADNKNAPYGEKTKAEIIALCDANTRLLLAKGAKIIVVACNTGTTNAIQYLRETYKEVPFIGIEPAIKPASLQSVTKKIGVLATRSTLASDLFAKNSEHLKQEEQVEIIEQVGEGLVELIETGRMNTPEMTELLRHHLLPMVAQGIDYLVLGCTHYPYLLPQIQQLIPPHIKVIDSGYAVAKQTRHILEEYNLLNDTDTPAQHFWYANGKAEVLQQFAPDINNLQISVL; translated from the coding sequence ATGAATATGCAGGAAAATATAAACAATAAAACAGCCCCTATAGGCCTATTTGATTCGGGGGTGGGAGGAACTACTATCTGGAAAGAAGTAAACGCCTTAATGCCTAATGAAAATACATTATTTATAGCTGATAATAAGAATGCCCCTTATGGCGAGAAAACAAAAGCTGAAATTATTGCCTTATGTGATGCAAATACGCGCTTATTGCTTGCCAAAGGAGCTAAAATTATAGTAGTAGCCTGCAATACAGGTACTACAAATGCTATTCAGTATTTGAGGGAAACTTATAAAGAAGTTCCTTTTATAGGAATTGAACCAGCTATTAAGCCTGCCAGTTTGCAGAGTGTTACTAAGAAGATTGGTGTACTAGCTACCCGTAGTACTCTTGCCAGTGACCTTTTTGCTAAAAATAGTGAACACCTTAAGCAAGAAGAACAAGTAGAGATTATTGAGCAAGTAGGTGAGGGGCTAGTAGAACTTATTGAAACAGGGCGTATGAATACCCCCGAAATGACAGAACTCTTACGTCATCACCTATTACCAATGGTAGCACAAGGTATTGATTACTTAGTGTTGGGCTGCACACATTACCCTTACTTACTACCACAAATACAACAGCTTATTCCCCCTCATATTAAGGTAATTGATTCGGGGTATGCAGTAGCTAAACAAACCCGCCATATACTTGAAGAATATAACCTACTGAACGATACTGATACTCCTGCTCAACACTTTTGGTATGCCAATGGCAAGGCCGAAGTACTACAACAATTCGCTCCTGATATTAATAACCTGCAAATATCGGTACTGTAA
- a CDS encoding OmpH family outer membrane protein, which translates to MMRNIRTLMVALALFLGATTMVTAQVKVAHIDVQKLLEEMPERKSVESQLKRLQQGYENDIQAAIKELQAKAERYQKEAQALTEAQLKAREAEFMKKSEEIQNMENNIRQNQQTAMQNIQKKQQELVEPLLKKVKASIEKVAKAKGIQYVLDASAGSSVIVATGEDLFSAVKKDLGF; encoded by the coding sequence ATGATGAGAAACATTAGAACGTTGATGGTGGCATTAGCTCTGTTTTTAGGAGCTACAACAATGGTAACTGCACAAGTAAAAGTTGCCCATATTGATGTGCAAAAACTTTTAGAAGAGATGCCTGAAAGAAAATCAGTTGAATCTCAACTAAAAAGATTGCAACAAGGCTATGAAAACGACATTCAGGCTGCTATTAAAGAGCTACAAGCTAAAGCTGAAAGATACCAAAAAGAAGCTCAAGCTCTTACCGAAGCTCAACTTAAAGCTCGTGAAGCTGAATTTATGAAAAAATCGGAAGAAATCCAAAATATGGAAAATAACATCCGTCAAAATCAGCAAACTGCTATGCAAAACATTCAGAAAAAACAACAAGAGTTGGTAGAGCCTTTATTGAAAAAAGTAAAAGCTTCTATTGAAAAAGTTGCTAAAGCAAAAGGTATTCAATACGTATTGGATGCAAGTGCTGGTTCAAGCGTAATTGTAGCTACTGGCGAAGATTTGTTCAGTGCAGTGAAAAAAGATTTAGGTTTTTAA
- the surE gene encoding 5'/3'-nucleotidase SurE, whose translation MQKPLILVTNDDGITAPGIRYLIEIMKELGDVVVVAPDSPQSGKGHAVTLDATMYCDPVPSTNGASREFACSGTPADCVKIAKHEVLNGRMPDLCVSGINHGSNASINVIYSGTMSAAIEAGTEGIPAIGFSLLDPSWNADFSQARNYIKSIAEKVLAEGLPKGTVLNVNIPNLKKEDIKGVMVCRQARSRWIEKFDKRVNPQGRVYYWMTGTFVNQDEGKDTDQWALENGYISVVPVQFDLTAHQNIQQFQQWEF comes from the coding sequence ATGCAAAAACCTTTAATATTAGTTACTAACGACGACGGTATTACTGCCCCTGGCATCCGTTACTTAATAGAGATAATGAAAGAATTAGGCGATGTAGTGGTGGTAGCCCCTGATTCGCCACAGAGTGGTAAAGGTCACGCTGTAACCCTTGACGCTACTATGTATTGCGACCCTGTACCAAGCACTAATGGTGCTAGTAGAGAGTTTGCTTGTAGTGGTACGCCTGCTGACTGTGTGAAGATTGCTAAACACGAGGTACTGAACGGGCGTATGCCAGACCTTTGTGTGAGTGGGATTAATCATGGTTCAAACGCATCCATAAACGTGATATACTCGGGCACAATGAGCGCTGCTATAGAGGCTGGTACAGAAGGTATACCTGCAATAGGCTTCTCATTATTAGACCCGAGTTGGAATGCTGACTTCTCACAAGCACGTAACTATATTAAAAGTATAGCTGAAAAAGTATTGGCAGAGGGACTTCCTAAGGGTACAGTGCTAAATGTGAATATTCCAAACTTAAAAAAAGAAGATATAAAAGGAGTAATGGTGTGCAGACAAGCGCGCTCACGATGGATAGAAAAGTTTGACAAACGGGTAAATCCGCAAGGGAGAGTGTACTATTGGATGACTGGTACTTTTGTAAATCAAGATGAGGGGAAAGATACTGACCAATGGGCGCTAGAAAATGGTTACATTTCGGTAGTACCAGTACAATTTGACTTAACTGCCCATCAAAATATTCAGCAATTTCAGCAATGGGAATTTTAA
- a CDS encoding outer membrane protein assembly factor, with protein sequence MLKRFLLLAFLAVVSLVNAQEEERISLGQGKKYTIGGIEVTGAKRYNSQTILTTSGLKVGDEIEIPSEKFSAIIHKLWGYKLFSDINIYIQRVEGHKVFLELAIQETPSLIEARISGVGKKKEETLLKEAGIDKKGVKVNESLIANTRNYFINKYNKEGYLNAKVTVNTRVDTTDANGVNMLIHIDKGSKVKVNNIAFQGNSEFTEKQLRRKLKSTKKIQLGRFWKRSKYVKKDFDEDLTKLVDFYKEKGYRDARVVNDTLIRNANGNVDLRIAVEEGKRYYFGDIRFLGNSVYNDRVLNEILGIKKGDVYNGVLLKKRIQDNSKPDAEDISSLYQNSGYLFSQIHPVETSVNNDTINFEVRIQEGKPAHFNKISVVGNQKTNDYVIYREMRTRPGYLYSKDAIVRTIRELGQLQLFDAQNIGTDFKNADPNAGTVDIEYNLTETGSSQVQLQGGYGGGTFIGTVALSFNNFSVKNLFNPKAYKPVPMGDGQSLSLSVQVSRYYRTYGFSFSEPWMGGKQPVQFSVQFNRTEQFGYNYRNYDVDKSKRVYITSIGVGLAKRLRIPDDYFQIAHNLSYQHYDLKDYTNLGVFTFKDGVSNSLAYTLALSRNSSGPNPIYPMSGSNFSISAKLTPPYSLFNGIDYGKLAEDREAAVADKDSDKVSAIDQERFRWLEFYKLKFTSAWYTNLYSKFVLKFGADFGYLGAYNNKRGIVPFERFFMGGDGLGYYNMDSRENIQMRGYENYSLSSDGGETVYNKFSLELRYPITLKPMASIYGLAFAEGGNVYNGMSNFNPFQLKRSAGLGLRLFMPQFGMLGIDFGYGFDNPANSNTRSGWQTHFIFGQQF encoded by the coding sequence ATGCTCAAAAGATTTTTATTGTTGGCATTCTTGGCTGTGGTTAGCCTCGTGAATGCTCAGGAAGAAGAAAGAATATCATTAGGACAAGGAAAAAAATATACCATCGGTGGCATTGAAGTTACTGGGGCTAAAAGATATAACTCACAAACCATCCTCACCACTTCAGGCCTAAAAGTAGGTGACGAAATTGAAATACCCAGCGAAAAATTCAGCGCTATTATCCACAAATTATGGGGCTATAAGTTGTTTAGCGATATTAATATTTACATACAACGTGTTGAAGGTCATAAAGTCTTCTTAGAACTCGCCATACAAGAAACCCCCTCACTCATCGAGGCGAGAATATCAGGCGTAGGTAAGAAAAAAGAAGAAACATTGCTCAAAGAAGCTGGTATCGATAAAAAAGGAGTTAAAGTAAATGAAAGCCTCATAGCCAATACTCGTAACTACTTTATCAATAAATATAACAAAGAAGGCTACCTTAACGCCAAAGTAACAGTCAATACCCGCGTAGATACTACCGATGCCAATGGCGTAAATATGCTCATTCACATCGATAAAGGTAGCAAAGTAAAAGTAAATAATATAGCCTTTCAAGGCAATAGTGAATTTACCGAAAAACAACTACGCCGCAAACTCAAAAGTACCAAAAAAATACAACTAGGTCGCTTCTGGAAACGATCTAAGTATGTTAAAAAAGACTTTGATGAAGACCTCACTAAGCTAGTTGATTTCTACAAAGAAAAAGGCTACCGCGATGCCCGTGTAGTAAATGATACCCTCATCCGCAATGCCAATGGCAATGTCGATTTGCGCATAGCTGTCGAAGAAGGAAAACGTTACTACTTTGGTGATATACGCTTCTTAGGTAACTCAGTTTATAATGACCGAGTGCTTAATGAAATATTAGGAATCAAAAAAGGAGATGTATATAACGGAGTACTACTTAAAAAACGTATCCAAGATAACTCCAAACCCGATGCCGAAGATATATCAAGCTTGTACCAAAATAGTGGTTATTTGTTCTCACAAATACACCCTGTCGAAACCTCAGTAAATAATGATACTATCAATTTTGAGGTGCGCATACAAGAAGGCAAACCCGCTCATTTTAACAAAATTAGCGTAGTAGGTAACCAAAAAACAAACGACTATGTTATCTACCGCGAAATGCGTACCCGCCCAGGTTATCTTTATAGCAAAGATGCAATAGTACGTACCATACGTGAGTTAGGTCAGCTACAACTATTTGATGCTCAAAATATAGGCACCGATTTTAAAAATGCCGATCCCAACGCAGGTACTGTCGATATAGAATATAACTTAACAGAAACAGGCTCAAGCCAAGTACAACTACAAGGTGGTTACGGCGGAGGTACTTTCATAGGTACAGTAGCCTTATCGTTTAACAACTTCTCTGTCAAGAATTTGTTTAACCCCAAAGCCTATAAACCAGTACCTATGGGCGATGGTCAGTCCTTATCACTTAGTGTACAAGTAAGTAGATATTACCGCACCTATGGTTTCTCATTCTCCGAGCCTTGGATGGGAGGGAAGCAGCCAGTACAGTTTTCGGTACAGTTTAACCGTACCGAGCAGTTTGGCTATAACTACCGTAATTATGATGTCGATAAAAGCAAACGAGTATATATTACTAGTATAGGTGTAGGTTTAGCCAAAAGGTTACGCATCCCCGACGACTATTTCCAAATAGCACATAACCTTAGCTACCAACATTACGATTTGAAAGATTATACCAATTTAGGAGTATTCACTTTCAAAGATGGGGTATCAAACTCATTAGCTTATACATTAGCCCTATCGCGTAACTCAAGTGGTCCTAACCCTATCTACCCTATGTCGGGCAGTAACTTTAGTATCAGTGCAAAGCTCACCCCTCCATACTCTTTATTTAACGGAATCGATTATGGTAAGTTAGCCGAAGACAGAGAAGCCGCTGTAGCCGATAAAGATAGTGATAAAGTATCAGCTATTGATCAAGAGCGTTTCCGTTGGTTAGAGTTCTACAAACTCAAATTTACATCAGCTTGGTACACCAACTTGTACAGTAAGTTTGTACTCAAATTTGGTGCTGATTTTGGTTACTTAGGCGCCTATAATAACAAGCGCGGTATAGTACCTTTTGAACGTTTCTTTATGGGCGGCGATGGCTTAGGTTATTACAATATGGATAGCCGTGAGAACATACAAATGCGTGGTTATGAAAACTATTCCTTATCATCCGATGGCGGAGAAACTGTATATAACAAATTCTCTTTGGAGTTGCGTTACCCTATCACCTTAAAGCCAATGGCATCTATTTATGGTTTAGCCTTTGCCGAAGGAGGTAATGTGTACAATGGAATGAGCAACTTTAATCCGTTTCAGTTAAAACGCTCAGCTGGTTTAGGATTGCGTCTCTTTATGCCTCAATTTGGTATGCTTGGTATAGATTTTGGATACGGATTTGATAACCCAGCAAACTCTAATACCCGCAGCGGTTGGCAAACACACTTTATTTTTGGACAACAATTTTAA
- the trxB gene encoding thioredoxin-disulfide reductase, whose translation MEKVKCLIIGSGPAGYTAAIYASRANLNPVLYQGEQPGGQLTTTNEVENFPGYPEGVMGTEMMMQLEQQAKRFGADIRNGWVTKVDFSAHPHKVWVEDKEIQADAVIIATGASAKYLGLESEQHYLKMGGGVSACAVCDGFFYRNQEVAIVGAGDSACEEALYLANLCKKVTMLVRRDEFRASQIMKDRVMNSAKIEVLFNTETEEVLGDGQVVSGIKVRNNKSGEIREIPVTGFFVAIGHKPNTDVFKAYIDTDEVGYIKNVPGTSLTNVKGVFVAGDAADTRYRQAITAAGSGCMAALDAEKYLLTLE comes from the coding sequence ATGGAAAAAGTAAAATGCCTTATCATAGGCTCGGGCCCTGCGGGGTATACTGCTGCTATTTATGCATCACGTGCGAACTTAAACCCAGTGTTATATCAAGGGGAACAGCCTGGTGGACAGCTTACTACTACCAATGAGGTAGAGAACTTCCCTGGTTATCCTGAGGGGGTTATGGGTACTGAAATGATGATGCAGTTGGAGCAACAGGCTAAACGCTTTGGGGCTGATATTCGCAATGGCTGGGTTACTAAGGTAGATTTTTCGGCTCACCCACACAAAGTATGGGTTGAGGATAAGGAGATTCAGGCTGATGCGGTGATTATTGCTACAGGGGCATCGGCTAAATACTTGGGATTGGAATCGGAACAACACTACCTAAAAATGGGTGGAGGTGTATCGGCTTGTGCTGTATGTGATGGTTTCTTTTACCGCAATCAGGAAGTGGCTATAGTAGGGGCTGGAGACTCGGCTTGCGAAGAGGCGCTTTATCTTGCTAATCTTTGTAAGAAAGTAACTATGCTTGTGCGCCGTGATGAGTTTCGCGCTTCGCAAATTATGAAAGACCGCGTAATGAATTCGGCTAAGATAGAAGTTCTTTTTAATACAGAAACAGAGGAAGTATTGGGAGATGGACAGGTGGTATCGGGCATTAAAGTGCGTAATAACAAGAGTGGAGAGATAAGAGAAATACCTGTTACGGGCTTTTTTGTTGCTATAGGTCATAAACCTAATACTGATGTGTTCAAAGCTTATATTGATACTGATGAGGTGGGATATATTAAGAATGTACCTGGAACTTCACTGACGAATGTAAAAGGGGTATTTGTAGCTGGCGATGCTGCTGATACACGTTACCGACAAGCTATTACTGCTGCTGGTTCGGGCTGTATGGCTGCCTTGGATGCTGAGAAATATCTGCTAACTCTTGAATAA
- a CDS encoding LTA synthase family protein — protein MRIKEYSAFLYRILLVYIFYAIARGLFIAFNMSSMGDDMSFGVISKLFYYGLQFDTSGIFYVNLLFILLSLLPLRINARATYQKMLFYVYFITNGIAYLTNFIDVLYYPFSKSRLTSASLAVVENEQNKTALLFSFLGTYWYMALIFIGLIWLWIFLYKRVKVTEVEIAAKPYFITSTLAFSLAAVGIVYGIRGGTWDHSSRPINIVDASRYTNITGQADAILNTPFTLIRTLGKNKGFREYHFVDEAYINANLKPIKQYNRQVPNKPNVVVFILESFSKEYWGAMNKRTNIPNFQSYTPFLDSLAQHSYVLDDAYSTGRQSIHGMSSVLAGIPTIQVAYMSSPYSQQKVQSVVSVAKEMGYDTSFFHSAPNGSMGFLGFSNILGFDHYYGKNEYNNDADFDGMWGIWDEPFFQYMCDVYNKKQQPFFGTIFTVSSHHPFKVPEKYEGKFPKGNVEIHQCIGYTDYALKQFFESAKKEAWFKNTIFAFVNDHPAVPYYDHYKEPIGGKGAAIMFYSPNPDLVPTGVYSEVTQQIDIYPSLVDLMGYNKPFRSWGHSVFTKLEDETPRAFISDAHVYQMKQGNYIYIIDENGKVNGVYKAEDTALKSNLLGKEDNTEIQKGINDLKAFMQDYMDRIIHHKLAY, from the coding sequence ATGAGAATTAAAGAATATTCAGCTTTTTTGTATCGTATTTTATTGGTATACATATTTTATGCGATAGCTCGTGGACTTTTTATTGCCTTCAATATGAGTTCGATGGGTGATGATATGAGTTTTGGGGTGATTTCAAAGCTTTTTTATTACGGATTACAGTTTGATACCTCTGGTATCTTCTATGTAAACTTGCTGTTTATACTGCTTAGCTTACTGCCTTTACGCATCAATGCAAGAGCTACATATCAAAAAATGTTATTCTACGTTTATTTTATTACTAACGGAATAGCTTACCTTACTAATTTTATTGATGTACTATACTATCCGTTTAGTAAATCACGCCTTACAAGTGCCTCATTAGCAGTGGTAGAGAACGAACAGAACAAAACAGCATTGCTATTTAGTTTCTTAGGCACATACTGGTATATGGCTCTTATTTTTATAGGACTTATATGGCTATGGATTTTCCTTTATAAAAGGGTAAAAGTAACTGAAGTAGAAATAGCTGCAAAACCTTATTTTATAACATCGACACTGGCATTTTCGCTTGCTGCTGTGGGTATAGTATATGGTATCCGTGGTGGTACTTGGGATCATTCTTCACGCCCTATTAATATAGTAGATGCAAGCCGTTATACTAATATTACAGGACAAGCAGATGCTATACTAAATACCCCTTTTACACTTATTCGTACTTTGGGTAAAAATAAAGGATTTAGAGAATATCATTTTGTAGATGAGGCATATATTAATGCTAATTTAAAACCTATTAAACAATACAATCGGCAAGTGCCAAATAAGCCTAATGTAGTAGTATTTATATTGGAAAGTTTTAGTAAAGAATATTGGGGCGCGATGAATAAACGAACTAATATACCTAACTTCCAAAGTTATACTCCTTTTTTAGACTCGCTTGCACAACACTCATACGTATTAGATGATGCTTATTCTACTGGCAGACAATCAATACACGGTATGTCATCAGTATTGGCAGGGATACCTACGATACAAGTAGCTTATATGTCATCACCTTATTCACAACAGAAGGTGCAATCGGTAGTATCGGTAGCTAAAGAGATGGGTTATGACACTTCATTTTTCCATTCGGCACCTAATGGTTCAATGGGCTTTTTGGGCTTTTCAAACATTTTAGGATTTGACCATTATTACGGTAAGAATGAGTATAATAATGATGCAGATTTTGATGGTATGTGGGGTATTTGGGATGAGCCTTTCTTCCAATATATGTGTGATGTATACAACAAAAAACAACAACCTTTTTTTGGCACAATATTCACTGTATCATCTCATCACCCTTTTAAAGTGCCAGAAAAATATGAAGGTAAGTTTCCTAAAGGAAACGTAGAAATACACCAATGCATTGGTTATACTGACTATGCGTTAAAGCAGTTTTTTGAAAGTGCTAAGAAAGAAGCTTGGTTTAAAAACACTATTTTTGCTTTCGTAAATGACCATCCTGCTGTACCTTATTACGACCATTATAAAGAGCCTATAGGAGGTAAAGGAGCTGCTATTATGTTTTACAGTCCAAATCCTGATTTAGTGCCTACAGGGGTCTATTCGGAAGTTACACAACAGATAGATATCTATCCTTCTTTAGTAGATTTGATGGGATATAATAAGCCTTTCCGTTCGTGGGGACATAGTGTATTCACTAAATTAGAAGATGAAACTCCTCGTGCTTTTATATCGGATGCACATGTGTACCAGATGAAACAGGGCAATTATATTTATATTATTGATGAAAATGGGAAGGTAAATGGTGTATATAAAGCAGAAGATACCGCTCTTAAAAGCAATCTTTTAGGAAAAGAAGACAATACCGAAATACAAAAGGGTATTAATGATTTAAAAGCTTTTATGCAGGATTATATGGATAGAATTATACACCATAAATTAGCCTATTAA